A region of Pelagicoccus sp. SDUM812003 DNA encodes the following proteins:
- a CDS encoding two-component regulator propeller domain-containing protein, with protein sequence MNLRFLLFTVVFWVVCAIAAVDGSAATLLADGYTLRIWRTEDGLPQNMVTSAVQTSDGYLWFGTNSGLARFNGDSFRVFDSANTPQIQDRRITRLYEDAQGTLWIGQESGGIACLRDGQFFAVATPSGDIGEKIIGLGSDAEGRLWAMHENGSVSRVGGDAVIPSMIGDEHPGLLSWSRAEDGRIFVMENNYGARLVDGELVPIELPQPSYYDYIEGIIPAAGGGAWVLHDRKIRKAEGDRWTEDRGSFPWPQATISDIVELSDGTLAVGTVHAGLYLIFGDDRQPVRFNRDNGLPQNWIRFLYEDREGTLWAGAGSSGLVSIHPSALSRLKSPDQWRGTSTLTLAAGSENSLWIGTDGAGLYHHNAGEWATYAGEEGLDNPYISAVTETQAGEVWAGNYWWGGPYRLDGDKFVRPAGVPETTSPVLGLLSNPATGVLLVGTRDGVAEVTDAGLNWLIKSPGGVGDDVGAMTWDREGALWCGFSQGGLARLADGQIMFFQREDGVGSNSVQSLFADDEDGSLWIGTADNGLTRFKDGRFVNLGTSHGLTDKTICYMLEDDRGYLWMSTRRGIQRVSKVELNRCADGDIPRFTSLSYDRSDGLPVSEFQGGRQGAGCRTEDGRIWFASSAGPISVDPDSIQPNPLAPPMAIESLEVDGQTVPLEDGVVPFEFAPDHERLEFTFSALSFVAPDKVRFKYKLEGSDNDWRDAGNMRFAQYSRLPAGDYRFRVIACNNDGVWNTEGASLAFVVAPFFWQTWWFVGACVLMASGMVASGVRYATRRRMLRELEDLERQHAVERERSRIAQDIHDDVGASLSRIAILSQTARSQLSDTKGATAVLSHIYGTARSVTRALDEIVWAVNPKHDTLDSLVDYMGKFAHDFLSAANVRCRLDLPVEVPPWNLSAEVRHNVFLAFKEALNNLVKHAYATEAWVHIEVSEAGFTIELKDNGRGLPDEADSDGAGFGNGLINMRDRMSRIGGSCEIVGESGTGTKVVLFVRTK encoded by the coding sequence TTGAACCTGCGTTTTCTCCTGTTCACAGTCGTCTTTTGGGTCGTCTGCGCGATTGCGGCGGTTGACGGAAGCGCAGCGACCCTGTTGGCCGATGGCTATACGCTACGGATATGGCGGACGGAAGACGGGCTGCCGCAGAACATGGTGACTTCCGCGGTGCAAACCAGCGACGGATACCTTTGGTTTGGAACCAACAGCGGCTTGGCCCGTTTCAATGGGGATAGCTTTCGGGTCTTCGACTCTGCCAACACCCCGCAGATACAGGATCGCCGCATCACTCGGCTTTATGAAGATGCGCAAGGAACGCTGTGGATTGGCCAGGAGTCGGGTGGGATCGCGTGCCTGCGAGATGGCCAGTTTTTCGCTGTCGCTACTCCGTCGGGCGATATTGGGGAAAAGATCATAGGGCTTGGCAGCGATGCTGAGGGGCGGCTTTGGGCGATGCACGAAAACGGTTCGGTGAGCCGCGTGGGAGGTGATGCTGTCATCCCCTCCATGATCGGCGACGAGCACCCGGGGCTTTTGTCCTGGAGCCGGGCTGAGGATGGTCGAATCTTTGTCATGGAAAACAACTACGGAGCGCGTTTGGTGGATGGCGAACTCGTGCCGATCGAGCTGCCGCAGCCTTCCTATTACGACTACATCGAAGGCATCATTCCCGCCGCAGGAGGCGGAGCGTGGGTGCTCCACGACCGAAAGATTCGCAAAGCGGAGGGCGATCGTTGGACGGAGGACCGAGGGAGCTTTCCTTGGCCGCAAGCAACCATCTCCGATATCGTGGAACTGAGCGACGGCACGCTGGCGGTCGGAACAGTTCACGCTGGGTTGTATCTGATTTTTGGTGACGATCGCCAGCCGGTGAGATTCAACCGCGACAATGGACTGCCACAAAATTGGATACGTTTTCTCTACGAAGACCGGGAGGGAACCTTGTGGGCAGGTGCAGGCAGCTCGGGGCTAGTGTCAATTCATCCAAGCGCCTTGAGTAGACTGAAGTCACCTGACCAGTGGCGCGGCACCAGTACGCTGACGCTCGCCGCGGGAAGCGAAAATTCGCTCTGGATTGGAACCGATGGGGCTGGATTGTACCACCATAACGCAGGGGAGTGGGCAACCTACGCGGGTGAAGAAGGCTTGGACAATCCGTACATATCGGCGGTGACGGAGACGCAAGCTGGCGAGGTTTGGGCTGGGAACTACTGGTGGGGCGGACCGTATCGGCTGGATGGAGACAAGTTCGTAAGGCCAGCAGGCGTACCGGAGACCACCAGTCCCGTTCTCGGGTTGCTGTCGAATCCTGCAACAGGCGTACTCTTGGTCGGGACTCGGGATGGCGTGGCGGAGGTTACGGATGCAGGGCTGAACTGGCTGATCAAGTCTCCTGGTGGTGTCGGGGACGATGTAGGCGCCATGACATGGGACCGAGAGGGCGCTCTCTGGTGCGGGTTTTCCCAAGGCGGGCTGGCGCGTTTGGCCGATGGGCAAATCATGTTTTTCCAGCGCGAAGACGGAGTAGGCAGCAACTCGGTGCAGAGCCTTTTTGCCGACGATGAAGATGGATCGCTTTGGATAGGGACCGCGGACAACGGCCTGACGCGATTCAAGGATGGCCGTTTCGTCAATCTTGGCACGAGTCACGGTCTGACGGATAAGACGATCTGCTACATGCTCGAGGATGATCGCGGCTACTTGTGGATGAGCACGCGGCGTGGAATCCAGCGTGTATCCAAAGTGGAGCTGAATCGTTGCGCCGACGGCGATATCCCGAGATTCACCAGCCTGTCTTATGATCGCAGCGATGGCTTGCCGGTATCAGAATTTCAAGGCGGGCGTCAGGGCGCGGGTTGCCGTACGGAGGATGGTCGGATCTGGTTCGCCAGCAGCGCGGGACCGATTTCGGTGGATCCGGATTCGATTCAGCCAAATCCTTTGGCTCCGCCCATGGCGATCGAGTCGCTCGAAGTGGATGGACAAACCGTGCCCTTAGAAGATGGGGTGGTCCCGTTCGAATTCGCGCCCGATCACGAGCGGTTGGAGTTCACTTTCAGCGCTTTGAGTTTCGTGGCTCCGGACAAGGTGAGGTTTAAATACAAGCTGGAGGGATCCGATAACGATTGGCGCGATGCGGGCAACATGCGATTCGCCCAATACAGTCGCTTGCCTGCCGGTGACTATCGTTTTCGGGTCATCGCCTGCAACAACGATGGGGTGTGGAATACCGAGGGGGCGTCGCTGGCCTTTGTGGTGGCCCCGTTCTTTTGGCAGACGTGGTGGTTCGTGGGGGCGTGCGTGCTGATGGCGTCTGGCATGGTCGCTTCGGGCGTCCGCTACGCGACGCGTCGACGAATGCTGCGCGAACTGGAGGATTTGGAACGGCAGCATGCGGTGGAGCGGGAGCGTTCTCGCATAGCGCAGGATATACACGACGACGTAGGGGCGAGCTTGTCGAGAATCGCGATCCTCAGCCAGACAGCGCGTAGCCAGTTGTCGGATACTAAGGGCGCGACTGCTGTTCTTTCTCACATCTATGGCACCGCTCGTAGTGTGACCCGCGCCCTCGACGAGATCGTTTGGGCGGTGAACCCGAAACACGATACGCTCGACAGTCTTGTCGACTACATGGGCAAGTTCGCTCACGATTTTTTGTCTGCTGCGAACGTGCGCTGTCGTCTCGATCTACCGGTGGAGGTTCCGCCCTGGAACTTGTCAGCCGAAGTCCGACACAATGTCTTCCTGGCTTTCAAGGAGGCTCTGAATAATTTGGTGAAGCACGCTTATGCTACGGAAGCTTGGGTGCATATCGAAGTCAGTGAGGCGGGGTTCACGATCGAGCTCAAGGACAACGGGCGAGGACTTCCGGACGAAGCGGACTCCGATGGAGCAGGCTTTGGCAATGGATTGATAAACATGCGTGATCGAATGTCGCGCATAGGTGGCAGTTGCGAAATCGTCGGTGAATCCGGAACGGGAACGAAGGTAGTGCTCTTCGTTCGTACAAAGTGA
- a CDS encoding NF038129 family PEP-CTERM protein has product MKRTTMKTIRLLAAAASALGLSCIGNAITTYSVSLDTSSLQGSASAPFYLDFLLLDGTAADLGNNSATISNLQFGGSGHTVGSPTVFSGASATSAGIELVDILLPFGSFYQVYQEFVPGSSLSFLLTLSDNLNSDGSTDMFSFSILDGSLFPIWTQAPDFSDNLLQITLDGDHPQIDTFAGDFEYSDVGAPSVSTVPDSSVFCIGLASLIAMFATRRRLDHHLVS; this is encoded by the coding sequence ATGAAACGAACGACCATGAAAACCATTCGCCTGTTGGCAGCTGCCGCATCGGCACTCGGTCTTAGCTGTATCGGAAACGCAATTACAACCTATAGCGTATCGCTTGATACAAGCTCGCTGCAAGGGAGCGCGTCTGCTCCCTTCTATCTGGACTTCCTGTTGCTCGATGGAACTGCAGCCGATCTTGGAAACAACTCTGCAACCATCAGCAACCTCCAGTTCGGTGGGTCTGGCCATACAGTCGGCTCGCCTACTGTATTCAGCGGAGCGAGCGCCACGTCCGCTGGGATAGAGCTAGTGGATATCCTCCTGCCCTTCGGTTCCTTTTACCAAGTCTACCAGGAGTTCGTCCCAGGAAGTTCGCTATCCTTCTTGCTTACTCTCAGCGACAACCTCAATAGCGATGGGTCGACGGACATGTTTAGCTTTTCGATTCTCGATGGCAGTCTCTTCCCGATCTGGACCCAAGCTCCGGACTTCTCAGATAACCTGCTGCAGATCACCTTGGACGGCGACCACCCCCAAATCGATACCTTCGCAGGCGATTTTGAATACAGTGACGTAGGCGCCCCAAGCGTATCGACGGTACCAGACAGTTCAGTATTCTGCATCGGCCTTGCTTCGCTGATCGCGATGTTTGCCACAAGACGGAGACTGGATCACCACCTCGTCTCCTAA
- a CDS encoding cellulase family glycosylhydrolase: MKKRLPQPHHLLRLAIGMICALLAAHSSFAEKTPMQEYVEAMQPGWNLGNSLDASPTETSWGNAPATQELIEQVAAQGFKSIRIPVTWNQYVGPAPDYTIDPAWMDRVQEVVDWSIEADLYVMLNMHHDSIWMRDMPADHDAVLERFNAIWSQIAPRFRDYSNKLHFESINEPEFHDADDATQIALLDELNISFFDIVRGTGGNNATRPLVLPTLRTNNSQQYLDALKDTIEYLDDPNLIATVHEYGYWPFAVNITGVTKFDGAAKDWTMSGLERVNDTLVANGIPVIVGEIGLLDFSRVDEGVQRGQALQYFEHVLSYLQSTGMTYQWWDAGGFFNRSTFDWITPELYDYMLACAQGRSSTGATDLVFVDGEAPADVEIPLNLNGNSFVSITDNGSPLTEGVDYTLDGDVLTLKTSFLEQYASGEYGVKTVLETNFSSGLPWKLFVRNLGKMVLAPATTTKGLDLVIPTDFGGDVLEAMEAKYVGVAWPNPGPADWTSFQRYKENYLPNYAGKAMTIKNTFFQSTNNDPIDLIFHMWSGRVVKYRVTFTAGTVDGDADEWVVYDDSLVGWNDWASWAPRDLASTTTVQSGTNSIEVNAGAWGGVVLGHNPWETPVDTSTFKTLNFWIHGGSEGGQNIGVNVGHPNPEDSNGVIWGSATTVRPEAGTWTKVEIPLSIFGAEGWSDINRLSFQNFRGETAPTYYIDDIKFTSSLASNVTFIDGAQLSPNTLSVDRGGFALNRRARTYAQRVTVTNTGTEDVFGPIYLALDELSSNTSLANADGTTLESAPIDSPYILLTDGTIEPGASINAVLQFSMPRSGGITYTTRTIVGGENP, from the coding sequence ATGAAAAAACGCTTACCCCAACCCCATCACCTGCTTCGCCTAGCAATCGGCATGATCTGCGCCCTCCTCGCGGCGCATTCGAGCTTCGCCGAAAAAACGCCCATGCAGGAATACGTCGAAGCCATGCAGCCCGGCTGGAACCTGGGCAACTCGCTCGACGCCTCCCCGACGGAAACGTCCTGGGGCAACGCGCCCGCCACGCAAGAGCTCATCGAGCAGGTCGCCGCCCAAGGATTCAAGAGTATCCGCATTCCCGTGACCTGGAACCAGTACGTCGGCCCCGCTCCGGACTACACGATCGATCCCGCTTGGATGGACCGCGTGCAGGAGGTCGTCGATTGGTCGATCGAGGCCGATCTCTACGTGATGCTCAACATGCACCACGACTCCATCTGGATGCGTGACATGCCGGCCGACCACGATGCCGTGCTCGAGCGTTTCAACGCCATCTGGTCGCAGATAGCGCCCCGCTTCCGCGACTACTCGAACAAGCTCCATTTCGAGAGCATCAACGAGCCGGAGTTTCACGATGCCGACGACGCCACGCAAATCGCCCTGCTCGACGAACTGAACATCTCGTTCTTCGACATCGTGCGCGGCACCGGCGGCAACAACGCCACCCGTCCCCTCGTGTTGCCCACACTGCGCACCAACAACAGCCAGCAGTACCTCGATGCGCTCAAGGACACCATCGAGTACCTGGATGACCCCAACCTCATCGCGACCGTGCACGAGTACGGCTACTGGCCGTTCGCCGTGAACATCACCGGGGTGACCAAGTTCGATGGCGCCGCCAAGGATTGGACCATGTCCGGCCTCGAACGCGTAAACGACACCCTAGTGGCCAACGGCATTCCAGTGATCGTAGGCGAAATCGGCCTATTGGACTTCAGCCGCGTCGACGAGGGAGTCCAGCGCGGCCAGGCCCTTCAGTACTTCGAGCACGTGCTCTCCTATCTTCAGTCGACCGGCATGACCTACCAATGGTGGGACGCCGGAGGGTTCTTCAATCGTTCCACTTTCGATTGGATCACTCCCGAGCTCTACGACTACATGCTGGCATGCGCGCAAGGCCGCTCATCGACCGGCGCCACCGATCTCGTATTCGTGGATGGCGAAGCCCCTGCGGATGTCGAAATCCCGCTCAACCTGAACGGCAATAGCTTCGTTTCGATCACCGACAACGGCTCCCCGCTCACCGAGGGCGTCGACTACACGCTCGACGGCGACGTCCTGACGCTCAAGACCAGTTTCCTCGAACAGTATGCATCGGGCGAATACGGAGTGAAGACCGTACTGGAAACAAACTTCAGCTCTGGCCTCCCTTGGAAGCTCTTCGTTCGTAACTTGGGCAAAATGGTCCTCGCTCCGGCCACGACCACGAAGGGTCTCGACCTCGTCATCCCCACCGACTTCGGAGGCGACGTTTTGGAAGCGATGGAAGCCAAGTACGTTGGCGTTGCATGGCCCAACCCAGGACCAGCCGACTGGACGTCTTTCCAGCGCTACAAGGAGAACTACCTCCCCAACTACGCGGGCAAGGCCATGACGATCAAAAACACGTTCTTCCAATCCACCAACAACGACCCGATCGACCTCATCTTCCACATGTGGAGCGGTCGCGTGGTGAAGTACCGCGTCACCTTCACTGCCGGCACGGTAGATGGAGACGCCGATGAATGGGTCGTCTACGACGACAGCCTCGTAGGCTGGAACGACTGGGCAAGCTGGGCGCCTCGCGACCTTGCGAGCACCACGACCGTTCAGTCCGGTACGAACTCGATCGAGGTAAATGCCGGAGCTTGGGGTGGTGTCGTGCTAGGACACAACCCTTGGGAAACTCCAGTAGATACGTCGACGTTCAAGACCTTGAACTTCTGGATCCATGGCGGCAGCGAAGGCGGCCAAAACATTGGAGTCAACGTCGGTCACCCCAATCCCGAGGATTCCAACGGCGTCATCTGGGGCAGCGCCACCACGGTCCGCCCGGAAGCCGGCACCTGGACGAAGGTCGAGATCCCGCTCAGTATCTTCGGAGCCGAAGGCTGGTCCGACATTAACCGCCTCAGCTTCCAGAATTTCAGGGGCGAAACGGCGCCGACCTACTACATCGACGACATCAAGTTCACCTCCTCTCTGGCATCGAACGTAACGTTCATCGACGGAGCCCAGCTCTCGCCAAACACGCTCAGCGTAGACCGCGGAGGATTTGCGCTCAACCGTCGGGCACGTACCTACGCTCAAAGGGTAACCGTCACCAACACCGGCACGGAAGACGTCTTCGGCCCTATCTACCTTGCCCTCGACGAGTTGTCATCCAACACCTCGCTCGCAAACGCCGATGGCACGACCCTGGAATCGGCTCCGATCGACAGTCCCTACATCCTGCTTACCGACGGCACCATTGAGCCCGGAGCATCCATAAACGCTGTCCTCCAGTTCAGCATGCCACGCTCCGGAGGCATCACCTACACCACCCGAACCATCGTCGGAGGAGAAAATCCTTAA
- a CDS encoding TonB-dependent receptor plug domain-containing protein — protein sequence MREKRLLSQSATSWSPPYAVEATGSLLSGKLYPENKYFKSFNRSTVAIVSALSLCVGSVWAQSDLAEDEEEIFELSPFEVSSDSNTGYGVKDTLAGARIRTSLKDTPSSLSVVTSQFLEDTNVTSAEDLLVYTMNTEVSGLNGNFSGFGNRSGGVDYGGAVENENLVSPGRVNRARGLTRMDNTRNYFPSEIPWDGYNISRVDVSRGPNSFLFGTGSPSGISNVSTNEAVFDDFGSLELNVGSYGSTRETFDYNKQFGEEFAVRLALVNENKKFQQEPAFRDTKRGYLALRYEPEFLKSESASTKFQANFEQGEGKSNNPRTLPPIDYMTGYLNDPRASDMGIDPWVFNQDSTEAGADARFSHWAGAGSVGGNKYKWDGTPQFVWDDTGTLLRAGDERYGIKTGGNPDGQNTWPVHSVGFQAFARASNRIALQAGVSEADAPYPGAWAQTVTYIDQTLSDTSVFDFYNKLIDGENKREWQDWEAYSFKVNQSLFDDRLNIQGVVDHQEYNNGFGGWNSTGSPILMLDLDRYLLAGNPSWLGDDNPPTPNPNVGRPMVFSDQGKTEMNQSVRDNYQVTASYHLDFQDDLDSDGLLGKILGRHNLTGLWSQFERSSGNQSFKLNGVDSEYLRVSGHNLNALESETGFNWLQYMGPSLLGTTGRNANLPNLQHTLSLPDMLNFTYYSDEWKDDSVDPDAEWEYTNWNGEVVTGTNANNPSNYRGFVSSPFAIINGESNPWVLANSARKSEETIESKAFMYQGHLLDNTIVPSFGYREDTTKQRGANADASNDPLNLDFGITEPGSTADTKSTSYGLALHLPKALKEKLPSGTDISLYYFHGENETPKIRYGMDGQKLPNEAGVTDDYSLQFDGFNGRLTARLTYFKTVNENSSAYVGVPLATWLVRGLPDITLQYFAWGAAERQLYDELGVAPEDRSSTALTNAPASWDTWRTTANHWRPHGWMDDRPEDWLAFEEAMKTTFTEFYPQEYWDAWGYNINAEAIKNGDWFNIVNGTDNPWDISKFGGNETIDGQFPTLEQNVESKGWELETTIRPRDNWDITFNASKVDATQTGFGERADAFIQDMKAVYVDSPVGYGNVWGGFETSKNMFNGDVWSKYLIQTALEGSPQPEQRRYRFNFVTNYRFEEGVAKGFNVGGAYRWEDKAIHTYGIYNDETVGWLPNVDDPIYGPTNEHVDAWIGYSGTMTEKIDWNVQLNVRNLGENTKLVPIAYQPTGEPAQFRIQTGAEYNLRLKFMF from the coding sequence ATGAGAGAAAAACGCTTGTTGTCTCAATCGGCGACCTCGTGGTCGCCTCCCTACGCTGTCGAAGCTACCGGCAGCCTTTTATCTGGAAAGTTGTATCCAGAAAATAAATACTTCAAGTCGTTCAATCGCTCCACGGTGGCGATTGTATCCGCTTTGTCACTATGCGTGGGTTCCGTTTGGGCCCAAAGCGACTTGGCGGAGGACGAAGAGGAGATCTTCGAGCTTTCCCCCTTCGAAGTGAGCTCGGACTCGAACACTGGCTATGGAGTGAAAGACACTCTAGCGGGAGCCCGTATTCGCACCTCCCTAAAAGATACGCCTTCGTCCTTATCCGTGGTGACTTCGCAGTTCTTGGAAGATACGAACGTCACCAGCGCCGAAGACCTGCTCGTCTATACGATGAATACCGAAGTTTCCGGATTGAATGGAAACTTTTCCGGTTTCGGCAATCGGAGCGGCGGGGTCGATTACGGCGGAGCGGTTGAAAACGAGAACCTGGTTTCTCCCGGTCGCGTGAATCGCGCTCGTGGCCTCACTCGAATGGACAATACTCGAAATTACTTTCCGAGCGAAATTCCATGGGATGGCTACAATATCAGTCGCGTCGACGTCTCTCGCGGTCCTAATTCGTTCCTGTTTGGAACCGGCAGTCCTTCGGGGATTTCCAATGTTTCAACGAATGAAGCGGTCTTTGACGATTTTGGTTCGCTTGAACTGAATGTCGGAAGCTACGGAAGCACTCGCGAAACGTTCGACTACAACAAGCAGTTCGGCGAAGAGTTCGCGGTTCGTTTGGCGCTGGTCAACGAGAATAAGAAGTTCCAGCAGGAGCCGGCTTTCCGTGATACGAAACGTGGCTACCTAGCGCTTCGCTACGAACCCGAGTTTTTAAAATCGGAGTCCGCCAGCACGAAGTTTCAGGCGAACTTCGAGCAAGGCGAGGGGAAGTCTAACAATCCTCGCACGCTTCCCCCGATCGATTACATGACCGGCTACCTGAACGATCCCCGCGCTAGTGATATGGGCATCGATCCTTGGGTGTTTAATCAGGATTCGACCGAAGCTGGGGCCGACGCTCGGTTCAGCCATTGGGCGGGCGCAGGTTCCGTTGGAGGAAACAAGTACAAGTGGGACGGCACGCCGCAGTTCGTTTGGGATGATACCGGCACACTGCTCAGGGCGGGCGACGAGAGATATGGAATCAAAACGGGTGGCAACCCGGATGGCCAGAATACTTGGCCCGTCCACAGCGTAGGCTTCCAAGCATTCGCTAGAGCGTCGAACCGCATTGCGTTGCAGGCAGGCGTTAGCGAAGCAGACGCTCCGTATCCGGGCGCTTGGGCTCAAACGGTTACTTATATCGACCAGACCCTCAGCGATACGAGCGTCTTCGACTTCTATAACAAGTTGATCGACGGCGAAAACAAAAGGGAATGGCAAGACTGGGAAGCTTATAGCTTCAAGGTTAATCAAAGCCTCTTCGACGACCGGCTCAATATTCAGGGCGTCGTGGATCACCAAGAATACAACAACGGCTTCGGAGGTTGGAACTCGACCGGATCTCCAATCCTTATGTTGGATCTGGATCGCTATCTGCTAGCCGGAAATCCGAGCTGGTTGGGCGATGATAATCCTCCCACGCCAAACCCGAACGTTGGCCGACCTATGGTGTTCTCAGACCAGGGTAAGACTGAAATGAATCAGTCCGTCCGTGATAATTACCAAGTCACTGCCTCCTACCATTTGGACTTCCAGGACGACCTTGATTCGGACGGACTCTTGGGCAAGATCCTGGGGCGTCACAACCTGACAGGTCTGTGGTCGCAGTTCGAACGCTCCAGTGGCAATCAAAGCTTCAAGCTGAACGGTGTGGATTCCGAATACCTTCGAGTCTCTGGCCACAACTTGAACGCCCTGGAGTCAGAAACTGGCTTCAATTGGCTTCAGTACATGGGCCCATCGTTGCTCGGAACAACGGGTAGAAACGCGAACCTGCCCAACCTCCAGCACACCCTCAGCCTGCCAGATATGCTCAACTTCACCTACTATTCCGACGAATGGAAGGACGATTCAGTAGATCCCGACGCGGAGTGGGAATACACGAATTGGAATGGTGAGGTCGTGACGGGCACCAATGCTAACAATCCTAGCAACTACCGAGGATTCGTCTCCTCTCCGTTCGCTATCATCAACGGCGAATCGAATCCGTGGGTGCTTGCGAATAGCGCTAGAAAGTCGGAAGAGACCATCGAGTCCAAGGCGTTCATGTATCAAGGGCATTTGTTGGACAACACGATCGTGCCATCCTTTGGCTATCGCGAAGACACCACCAAGCAAAGGGGAGCCAACGCGGACGCAAGTAACGACCCCTTGAATCTTGATTTCGGAATCACAGAGCCTGGTAGCACGGCGGATACTAAATCCACCAGCTATGGGCTAGCCCTTCATCTTCCGAAGGCGCTCAAGGAAAAGCTCCCTAGCGGGACTGACATATCCCTCTATTATTTCCATGGCGAAAACGAAACTCCGAAGATTCGCTACGGCATGGATGGTCAGAAGCTTCCCAACGAAGCGGGCGTGACGGACGATTATTCGCTCCAGTTCGATGGATTCAATGGCCGCCTCACCGCGCGTCTCACCTACTTCAAGACAGTGAATGAGAATTCCAGCGCCTATGTTGGAGTCCCTCTTGCTACTTGGCTCGTTAGAGGCCTGCCTGATATCACGCTGCAGTACTTCGCCTGGGGAGCCGCCGAGCGTCAGCTGTATGACGAGCTCGGAGTCGCGCCTGAAGATCGCAGCTCCACGGCCCTTACTAACGCTCCTGCTAGTTGGGATACTTGGAGAACGACGGCGAATCATTGGCGTCCTCATGGATGGATGGATGATCGTCCGGAAGACTGGCTTGCCTTCGAAGAGGCGATGAAGACCACCTTCACCGAGTTTTACCCACAGGAGTATTGGGATGCTTGGGGCTACAACATCAATGCAGAAGCCATCAAGAATGGCGATTGGTTCAACATCGTCAACGGTACGGATAACCCTTGGGACATCTCGAAGTTCGGCGGCAACGAAACCATCGATGGCCAATTCCCAACGCTCGAGCAGAATGTCGAGTCCAAGGGATGGGAGTTGGAAACCACCATCCGCCCGCGAGACAACTGGGACATCACCTTCAACGCCTCCAAGGTCGATGCCACGCAGACTGGCTTCGGCGAGAGAGCGGATGCCTTCATTCAAGACATGAAAGCGGTGTATGTGGATAGTCCAGTTGGCTACGGCAACGTTTGGGGTGGATTCGAAACATCGAAGAACATGTTCAACGGCGACGTTTGGTCCAAGTACCTCATCCAGACAGCCTTGGAAGGTAGTCCGCAGCCGGAGCAACGACGCTATCGGTTCAACTTCGTCACGAACTACCGTTTCGAAGAGGGAGTGGCAAAGGGCTTCAACGTCGGCGGAGCCTATCGTTGGGAAGACAAAGCGATCCACACCTACGGCATCTATAACGACGAGACAGTAGGATGGTTGCCGAACGTCGACGACCCCATCTATGGTCCGACGAATGAGCACGTGGATGCTTGGATCGGCTACAGCGGCACGATGACCGAAAAGATCGATTGGAATGTGCAGCTCAATGTCAGAAACCTGGGCGAAAACACCAAGCTGGTGCCCATTGCCTACCAGCCGACAGGCGAGCCGGCGCAGTTCCGCATCCAAACGGGAGCCGAGTACAACCTGCGGTTGAAGTTCATGTTCTAG